In the Paenibacillus sp. FSL H7-0357 genome, one interval contains:
- a CDS encoding amino acid ABC transporter ATP-binding protein — MIEINGLTKSFHKSIVLDHINLTIAKGDVVAVIGSSGAGKSTLLRSINLLEVPDEGTIKIDDLKVDMAKKSKKDVIELRKSTAMVFQQFNLFRQKTALENVMEGLTVVKKVPKEEARKIAEQHLAKVGLSDRVHHYTKQLSGGQQQRVAIARALAMMPKILLFDEPTSALDPELVGEVLDTIKKAAEEGNTMLLVSHEMNFVRKVATRVLFLDQGVIVEDGTPEEVFSHPKSDRTKQFLANYYRDQEPEFAI, encoded by the coding sequence TTGATTGAGATTAACGGACTCACCAAATCATTTCATAAAAGTATCGTCCTCGATCACATTAACTTAACGATTGCCAAAGGAGACGTCGTTGCAGTAATTGGTTCTTCAGGCGCAGGGAAATCTACGTTGTTAAGATCCATTAATCTTCTGGAGGTACCGGATGAAGGTACGATTAAGATCGATGATCTCAAGGTGGATATGGCTAAGAAATCCAAAAAAGATGTGATTGAGCTTAGAAAAAGTACGGCAATGGTATTCCAGCAGTTTAATCTTTTCCGCCAAAAGACGGCGCTTGAAAATGTCATGGAAGGATTAACAGTTGTGAAGAAGGTTCCCAAAGAGGAAGCACGGAAAATCGCCGAACAACATCTTGCCAAAGTTGGACTCTCTGACCGGGTGCATCATTATACCAAGCAATTATCCGGCGGGCAGCAGCAGCGGGTAGCGATTGCCCGGGCGCTCGCGATGATGCCCAAAATCCTGCTGTTTGACGAGCCAACCTCCGCACTCGATCCGGAGCTGGTCGGCGAAGTGCTGGACACGATCAAAAAGGCGGCGGAAGAAGGCAACACGATGCTGCTGGTGTCACATGAGATGAACTTTGTACGCAAAGTAGCTACAAGAGTGCTATTTCTGGATCAAGGTGTCATCGTGGAGGACGGAACGCCGGAGGAAGTATTTTCACATCCGAAATCCGACAGAACCAAGCAGTTTCTCGCCAATTACTACCGTGATCAGGAACCGGAATTTGCGATTTAA
- a CDS encoding GNAT family N-acetyltransferase, translating to MTEIYRVDSVWQLAGVYEVRTRTFVNGQGIPKELEFDEVYGERYCYLLLEENQTAVATARINLTHEEYAKIERVGVIPEFQNKGYGRILIDAAENWIRELGIHKIVITSQQQAVGFYESLGYIAKPEIIIKSAIPIVYTEKEIS from the coding sequence ATGACGGAAATTTACAGGGTGGATTCTGTCTGGCAATTAGCAGGTGTTTATGAAGTAAGAACTCGAACCTTTGTGAACGGCCAGGGGATTCCCAAAGAATTAGAGTTCGATGAAGTGTATGGGGAGAGGTACTGTTATCTCTTGCTGGAGGAGAACCAAACTGCAGTTGCCACAGCGCGCATTAATTTAACCCATGAAGAGTATGCCAAGATTGAAAGGGTAGGGGTTATTCCGGAATTTCAGAACAAGGGGTATGGCCGGATTCTCATAGATGCTGCGGAGAACTGGATCAGAGAACTTGGCATTCACAAGATTGTGATTACAAGTCAACAACAAGCGGTAGGTTTCTATGAGAGCTTAGGCTATATCGCAAAGCCAGAAATCATCATAAAGTCCGCGATTCCCATTGTGTATACAGAAAAAGAAATCAGTTGA
- a CDS encoding zinc ribbon domain-containing protein → MPNEAKRFFKLFAKNIKESTGPGYYQANGIYVTCVHCQYDKFEHGYAQLNTAFLSFLNLDFANRSANTLTCHRCGYIHWFNKDIKRMR, encoded by the coding sequence ATGCCAAATGAGGCGAAAAGGTTCTTTAAGCTGTTTGCCAAGAATATTAAGGAATCAACAGGTCCCGGTTATTATCAGGCCAATGGAATTTATGTCACTTGTGTTCATTGCCAATATGATAAATTCGAGCATGGATACGCGCAGCTGAATACAGCTTTCTTAAGTTTTTTGAACCTTGATTTTGCCAACCGTTCCGCGAACACCTTAACTTGTCACCGTTGTGGTTATATTCATTGGTTTAACAAGGATATTAAAAGAATGAGGTGA
- a CDS encoding glutathione S-transferase C-terminal domain-containing protein — protein MTQKTNVRVRPKETEHEIDDKGFFVRQKNHFTTPFGEGEGKLPVEAGRYRLIWAKGCHWSNRASIVRELLGLEDVISINLVGHGKHEVNLGWEFVYDDNNTDPVLGEQFLSTLYANGDPEYKGRPTVPAVIDITTQKVVNNDYVWLTNYLENEFAPFHKEGAPDLYPAELRTEIDKYNDYLFDNVNNGVYKAMFAQSLEAYNDAFNHLYAAFDAIEERLESRRFLFGDYVTDSDVRLFVTLARFDTYYFKNLGPIRNRIVDFKNIWGYARDLYQIPAFKNNTYLRDLAKSNGNKETIFIDYNTRFWNEIDFDGLWSEPQNRQDKSADPQNKFRAQK, from the coding sequence ATGACCCAAAAAACGAATGTACGCGTAAGACCGAAGGAAACGGAGCATGAAATCGACGACAAAGGATTTTTTGTCCGTCAGAAAAACCACTTCACTACCCCTTTTGGAGAGGGAGAAGGCAAGCTGCCTGTTGAAGCCGGGCGTTACCGTCTGATCTGGGCGAAAGGCTGCCATTGGTCCAACCGTGCCTCAATCGTAAGAGAATTACTCGGTTTAGAAGACGTGATCAGCATTAATCTGGTGGGACACGGAAAACATGAAGTGAATCTCGGGTGGGAATTTGTCTACGATGACAATAATACCGACCCCGTATTAGGTGAGCAGTTCCTAAGTACATTATACGCAAACGGTGATCCCGAATATAAAGGAAGACCTACAGTTCCCGCGGTAATTGACATTACAACCCAAAAAGTTGTGAATAACGATTACGTCTGGCTGACGAATTACTTGGAGAATGAATTTGCCCCCTTCCACAAAGAAGGTGCGCCGGATTTGTATCCTGCAGAATTAAGAACAGAAATTGATAAGTACAACGATTACTTGTTCGATAATGTCAATAACGGCGTGTATAAGGCCATGTTCGCGCAATCACTGGAAGCCTATAACGATGCTTTCAATCACCTGTATGCGGCGTTTGATGCTATCGAGGAGAGACTAGAGTCCAGACGATTTTTATTCGGGGACTATGTTACAGATTCAGATGTCCGCTTATTTGTAACCTTGGCCCGTTTTGATACCTACTATTTCAAGAACCTTGGCCCGATCCGGAACCGGATTGTCGATTTCAAGAATATATGGGGATATGCCCGTGATTTATATCAAATTCCGGCCTTTAAGAACAATACGTATTTGCGGGACTTGGCTAAATCGAATGGCAACAAGGAAACCATCTTTATTGATTATAATACACGGTTTTGGAATGAGATTGATTTTGACGGGCTGTGGTCAGAACCGCAGAACAGACAAGACAAAAGTGCTGATCCGCAGAATAAATTCAGAGCACAAAAATAA
- a CDS encoding amino acid ABC transporter permease — protein MPNIFDIELVFTLIPKLLKYLPVTIELTLISMLVGLLLGLLLAIIKIKRIPVLYQISVVFISFIRGTPILIQLYLSYAGIPLILKYYNYYHDTSYNVNSISSIFYVLLALSLNEAAYNSEIIRAALLSVDKGQTEAAQSLGMTYGQVLRRIIIPEAFIVAIPTLGNALIGLMKGTSLAFVCSVVEITAQSRILAGNNLRFFESYCSLALIYWAMTILIEQAIALLEKRLDIDYKSLRRRKGDVILD, from the coding sequence ATGCCGAATATATTTGATATTGAGCTCGTATTTACGCTGATTCCGAAGCTGCTTAAATATTTGCCTGTGACGATTGAACTGACGCTTATATCCATGCTGGTAGGGCTTCTTCTGGGGCTCCTGCTGGCCATTATCAAGATTAAAAGAATACCCGTACTGTATCAAATTAGTGTGGTGTTCATCTCGTTCATCCGCGGGACACCGATCCTCATTCAGTTATATTTATCGTACGCAGGAATTCCGCTGATTCTGAAATATTACAATTACTATCATGATACAAGCTACAATGTGAATTCGATTTCTTCTATATTTTATGTACTGCTTGCCTTATCGTTAAATGAAGCTGCGTACAACTCTGAGATTATCCGGGCGGCCTTATTGTCTGTGGATAAAGGACAGACTGAAGCCGCACAATCGCTAGGCATGACTTATGGACAGGTGCTGAGACGGATCATTATTCCGGAGGCTTTTATCGTTGCCATTCCCACGTTAGGCAATGCCCTGATTGGACTGATGAAAGGCACTTCTCTGGCGTTCGTCTGCTCGGTCGTTGAGATCACGGCCCAATCGCGGATACTCGCCGGGAACAATCTCCGGTTCTTTGAATCCTATTGCTCGCTGGCTTTAATTTATTGGGCAATGACGATCCTGATTGAACAGGCGATTGCGCTGCTCGAGAAACGTCTGGACATCGACTACAAGAGCCTGCGGCGCAGAAAAGGAGATGTGATCCTTGATTGA
- a CDS encoding glutathione S-transferase family protein gives MAQENTILDTHIVNHEDANEITKDGAFNRQKNRFTTPFGEGPGELPAEAGRYRLLWARICPWAHRAVIVRELLGLQEVISLGTASPVRTENGWEFSLDEGGVDPLLGIRYLPEIYAETDPEYSGRATVPAVVDVTTRKVVNNDYFRLTNYFETAFKPFHKAGAPDLYPEALRSDIDALNDILFHEVNNGVYKAGFAKSQQAYEQAYDVLFARLDQLEERLSTRRYLLGDQITDADVRLYVTLARFDVAYYSVFRTNRNRIVDFPNLWNYAKDLYQTPGFGDTTDFEAIKRGYQHGNHAENPYQILAKGPDVSIWNESHDRNRFQ, from the coding sequence ATGGCCCAAGAAAATACAATCCTCGATACACATATAGTGAACCACGAGGATGCCAATGAAATTACCAAGGATGGGGCCTTTAACCGCCAGAAAAACCGCTTTACTACTCCTTTTGGCGAGGGGCCGGGCGAACTGCCCGCTGAGGCAGGACGTTATCGCTTGCTGTGGGCAAGAATTTGCCCCTGGGCGCATCGCGCTGTAATTGTACGTGAATTGCTGGGCTTGCAGGAGGTCATTAGCCTGGGGACTGCGAGTCCTGTACGAACGGAGAACGGCTGGGAATTCTCATTGGATGAAGGCGGCGTTGATCCACTGCTGGGCATCCGTTACTTGCCTGAAATTTATGCGGAGACCGATCCGGAATACAGCGGCAGAGCAACGGTGCCTGCTGTAGTGGATGTAACTACGAGAAAGGTAGTCAATAATGATTACTTCAGATTAACCAATTACTTCGAAACCGCCTTTAAGCCATTTCATAAAGCGGGGGCGCCTGATCTATATCCGGAAGCATTAAGAAGCGACATTGATGCGCTGAATGACATTCTTTTTCATGAAGTGAACAACGGGGTATACAAAGCTGGCTTTGCCAAATCCCAGCAGGCTTATGAACAAGCGTATGATGTCCTGTTTGCCAGACTGGATCAATTGGAAGAAAGACTTTCAACCCGGCGGTACTTGTTGGGAGATCAAATTACCGACGCAGATGTCCGGCTCTATGTGACGCTGGCGCGGTTTGATGTGGCTTATTACTCTGTGTTCCGGACGAACCGCAACCGGATCGTTGACTTCCCGAACCTTTGGAATTATGCCAAGGATTTGTATCAGACACCGGGCTTCGGGGACACCACAGATTTTGAAGCGATAAAAAGAGGTTATCAGCATGGAAATCATGCGGAAAATCCATATCAAATTCTGGCCAAAGGTCCTGATGTGTCGATTTGGAATGAATCCCATGACCGAAACAGATTTCAATAA
- a CDS encoding helix-turn-helix domain-containing protein, translated as MKRNWSSRMMFSYFPIFLLTVSILIFLSFLIVGELSRSETNKANRISTGYVVDTLQNALSEVELSVLQEMETNHGYSDFLSGLSDEGDRTRLYSSVKDMRGVLYRNQLIDSIYIYRKWDEKVLTLNGLVDRDVFADRDYLNQALKGSNERNWSDVRPLRLFNSDQTVQVISMSRQLPLPFGAEGMIVVNLSMYRIERMIDDMTGGQVSFMRVVDDQGDLIYAAHRENDIPEGSVLTRIRSDNVGWTFESGIRAGELFAWMSVVSYLWIIIGVLTVVLGTLYILYITRKNYRPIKAMMNRIQALQFREESLDSTSRNELVLIDQALETLINQTMDYQKQHDENLLVQRRQLFLDLIEGERVAFLEDKLERFKPFAVGAVQFAYIAAEINQYDDFRQKYPAKEQNMLKLTLMNLFQELAGDEGLQGWAEWVSGNRIGLMIGCGEDLSADKNMLRILAERCLRWVSDNLGLSLTFAVGPVVDGLDAISKSCTVAETALQHKLSLGRDMVVLSDSLPDRSTLQSYKYLQMLGEIVREFRIADENWRRRVDELFVWFSEDQIKDEDIHMLLHTLIQMLDRELGQLSDSLRRIFGEPSLQGYYSEIEAQTTLTQVHTVMLKWLAEIYRIYVSVNESKSYRAMISEMKIYIEENFENPDLSLKHLSDRFQISGKYASHLFKEEFNMKFVDFLTQLRMQRAEYLLATTSDNLQDIAQKLGYTSSITFGRVFKRVVGVTPGDYRKHRMKPGAQESSN; from the coding sequence ATGAAGCGGAACTGGTCGAGCAGAATGATGTTCTCCTATTTCCCGATCTTTTTGCTGACCGTGTCGATCCTGATCTTTCTTTCCTTTCTGATTGTAGGTGAACTTTCACGCAGCGAAACCAATAAGGCCAACCGGATCTCTACTGGATATGTAGTGGACACCTTGCAGAATGCTTTAAGTGAGGTGGAGCTATCCGTGCTTCAGGAGATGGAGACCAACCACGGCTACAGCGATTTTCTGAGCGGGCTGAGCGACGAAGGTGACCGTACCCGCCTGTACAGTTCCGTGAAAGACATGAGGGGAGTTCTTTACCGCAACCAACTGATCGACTCCATCTATATCTATCGTAAATGGGACGAAAAAGTGCTGACCCTGAACGGTCTGGTGGACAGGGATGTTTTTGCAGACCGTGATTATTTGAATCAGGCTTTGAAGGGCAGCAATGAACGGAACTGGAGCGATGTCCGTCCCCTCCGGCTCTTCAACTCCGACCAAACGGTGCAGGTCATCAGTATGTCCAGGCAGCTGCCGCTGCCATTCGGGGCGGAAGGTATGATTGTTGTGAACCTGAGCATGTACCGGATCGAACGTATGATTGATGATATGACGGGCGGCCAGGTATCCTTCATGCGGGTGGTGGATGATCAGGGGGACTTAATCTATGCCGCTCATCGGGAGAATGATATTCCGGAGGGCAGTGTGCTTACCCGAATCCGTTCCGACAATGTAGGCTGGACCTTTGAGAGCGGAATCCGCGCAGGCGAGCTTTTCGCCTGGATGTCCGTTGTTTCTTACCTCTGGATTATCATCGGTGTTCTGACCGTTGTTCTGGGAACACTCTATATTCTGTATATCACCCGCAAAAACTACCGGCCGATCAAAGCAATGATGAACCGGATTCAAGCGCTGCAGTTCCGGGAGGAAAGTCTCGACAGCACTTCACGGAATGAGCTTGTGCTGATTGATCAGGCGCTGGAAACGCTGATTAATCAAACGATGGACTATCAAAAGCAGCATGATGAGAACCTGCTGGTGCAGCGGCGTCAGCTTTTTTTGGATTTAATCGAAGGCGAACGCGTCGCTTTCCTGGAGGACAAGCTGGAGCGGTTTAAACCCTTCGCCGTAGGGGCCGTGCAATTCGCCTATATTGCCGCTGAAATTAATCAATACGATGATTTTCGCCAGAAATATCCGGCTAAGGAGCAGAATATGCTCAAACTGACGCTCATGAATCTGTTCCAGGAGCTTGCGGGCGATGAAGGCTTGCAGGGTTGGGCAGAATGGGTGAGCGGCAACCGGATCGGGCTGATGATCGGCTGCGGCGAGGATTTGAGTGCGGACAAAAACATGCTTAGAATACTGGCAGAAAGATGTCTGAGATGGGTTAGTGATAACTTGGGGCTGTCGCTGACGTTCGCTGTGGGACCGGTTGTAGATGGATTGGATGCTATTTCAAAATCCTGCACGGTGGCGGAGACAGCCCTGCAGCATAAGTTGTCACTCGGCAGAGATATGGTCGTGCTGAGTGACAGCCTTCCGGACCGGTCGACGCTGCAATCGTACAAGTATTTGCAGATGCTGGGCGAAATCGTGCGGGAATTCCGGATTGCAGATGAGAACTGGCGGCGGCGGGTGGATGAGCTGTTTGTCTGGTTCAGCGAGGATCAGATCAAGGATGAAGATATCCATATGCTGCTGCACACGCTGATTCAAATGCTGGACCGTGAGCTGGGTCAACTGTCGGACAGCCTACGCAGAATTTTCGGAGAACCCAGCCTGCAGGGATATTATAGTGAAATTGAGGCACAGACCACTCTGACGCAGGTTCACACCGTTATGCTGAAGTGGCTCGCTGAAATATACCGGATTTATGTGTCTGTGAATGAATCCAAAAGCTACCGGGCGATGATCAGCGAAATGAAGATATATATTGAGGAGAATTTTGAGAATCCAGATTTATCTCTTAAGCATCTGAGCGACCGGTTTCAAATCTCGGGCAAATATGCCAGTCACCTGTTCAAGGAAGAATTTAATATGAAATTCGTAGACTTCCTGACGCAGCTCCGGATGCAGCGGGCGGAATATTTGCTCGCGACAACAAGTGATAATTTACAGGATATTGCCCAAAAGCTCGGCTATACCAGCTCCATTACCTTTGGACGGGTGTTCAAAAGGGTTGTCGGTGTCACACCGGGCGATTACCGCAAACATCGGATGAAGCCGGGAGCGCAGGAGAGCAGCAACTAG
- a CDS encoding glutathione S-transferase family protein: MTSKLAEIEQTGAFKRQGNQFTAPFGSGEGELPVEAGRYRILWAPVCPWAHRSIIVRKLLGLENAISVGTADPLRPIIDRVDWAFTLDEENVDPVLGIHYISEVYFNSDLEYTGRPTVPAVVDIASKKVVNNDYHELTYYLETAWKPLHKEGAPELFPEVLQPEIRELNERIFHGINNGVYKAGFARSQEAYEQAFDGVFQLLDELEVRLAAQRYLFGNQLTDADVRLYVTLARFDIAYNTAFRVNRNRLVEFPNLWGYARDLYQTPGFGDTTDFEAIKKHYHLSITNDPNRTFSKILPKGPDLAGWHTEHGRAQKFEQQNNK, encoded by the coding sequence ATGACAAGCAAGCTTGCGGAAATTGAACAAACAGGCGCCTTTAAACGGCAGGGCAACCAATTCACGGCTCCGTTTGGCAGCGGTGAAGGGGAACTCCCTGTAGAAGCGGGCCGTTACCGGATATTGTGGGCTCCAGTCTGCCCTTGGGCGCACCGTTCCATTATTGTGAGGAAGCTGCTTGGACTCGAAAATGCCATAAGTGTTGGCACTGCGGACCCGCTGCGGCCAATCATAGATCGGGTGGACTGGGCATTTACACTGGATGAAGAGAATGTGGACCCGGTCTTGGGAATTCACTATATCAGTGAAGTGTATTTCAATAGTGATCTTGAATACACAGGCAGACCTACGGTTCCGGCTGTAGTCGATATTGCCTCCAAGAAGGTGGTCAATAACGACTACCATGAATTGACTTACTACTTGGAGACCGCCTGGAAACCACTTCATAAAGAGGGTGCACCGGAGTTATTCCCGGAAGTGCTGCAGCCGGAGATTCGTGAGCTGAACGAACGTATTTTCCACGGCATCAATAATGGGGTATATAAAGCGGGGTTTGCCCGTTCTCAGGAAGCCTACGAGCAGGCATTTGACGGTGTATTTCAGTTGCTGGATGAGCTGGAGGTGCGGCTGGCGGCGCAGCGATATTTATTCGGCAATCAATTAACCGATGCAGATGTCCGCTTGTATGTAACGCTGGCCCGGTTTGATATTGCTTACAACACAGCTTTCAGAGTAAACCGCAATCGTCTGGTTGAGTTTCCGAACTTATGGGGATATGCCCGGGATTTATACCAAACTCCCGGCTTTGGCGACACCACTGATTTTGAAGCCATTAAAAAGCATTATCATTTATCCATCACCAATGACCCTAACCGCACATTCTCCAAAATCCTGCCCAAAGGACCAGATTTGGCCGGCTGGCATACGGAGCACGGGAGAGCCCAAAAGTTTGAGCAGCAAAATAATAAATAA
- a CDS encoding MFS transporter, with product MENTAIIPLEARTELLKLRLLYLLTGLAGGLFNPYLTTLFVHQGIGANLVGVLMSIGTLLSIIVQPVWGLLVDRYRQTKLVLLLSICVPASLSFFYGFKYVAVIIMAYFLSIIFQSTQSPVADSYAVSAAQKGRTSYGTIRSLGSLGTALGGYAGGLYLSRFGISQLWMPFLALSLAGAATVLTLSRSTERNASAISLTQGIRELLGNRLFLMFLVACFFVNQTLTAYNSFFVLAFQDAGGSYSLVGTALLLASLTNIPSMLLAARILRSIGHERTLLLAAFFYALRWGIQWLFPVPAVMVGIQVLHGLSFGLFYVAAVEYVAQASGKKMQATGQSVFNMVFSGLGGIVGNLLNGYLFYSGGAQMMYLACTVSALIGAGMLYWINRKSKLSS from the coding sequence ATGGAGAATACGGCGATAATACCATTGGAAGCCAGAACGGAACTGCTTAAGCTCCGCTTATTATATTTGTTGACCGGACTGGCTGGCGGTCTGTTTAATCCTTATTTGACCACCCTGTTTGTACACCAGGGTATCGGAGCCAATCTTGTCGGTGTGCTAATGTCAATTGGCACCCTTCTCTCTATCATCGTACAGCCGGTTTGGGGCCTTTTGGTTGACCGGTACCGCCAGACGAAGCTGGTGCTGCTGCTCAGTATATGCGTACCGGCTAGCCTGTCCTTTTTCTACGGATTCAAATATGTTGCGGTGATTATTATGGCCTATTTCCTGTCCATTATCTTTCAGTCTACACAAAGCCCGGTCGCCGACTCCTATGCGGTTTCCGCAGCACAAAAAGGCCGTACCTCCTATGGGACGATCCGCAGCCTGGGCAGTCTGGGTACGGCGCTGGGCGGTTATGCCGGCGGACTCTATCTGTCGAGATTCGGGATATCCCAGCTATGGATGCCGTTTCTTGCTTTAAGTCTTGCGGGGGCGGCTACGGTTCTGACATTGTCACGCAGTACCGAAAGGAATGCTTCTGCGATTTCACTTACGCAAGGGATCAGGGAGCTGCTGGGGAACCGTCTGTTTCTGATGTTTCTGGTGGCCTGCTTTTTTGTAAACCAGACGCTTACCGCGTATAATTCATTTTTTGTCCTGGCCTTTCAAGATGCCGGAGGCAGCTATTCTCTGGTCGGCACTGCGTTATTGCTCGCCTCGTTGACGAACATTCCTTCCATGCTGCTCGCGGCCAGAATTCTCAGGAGCATCGGCCATGAACGCACCCTGCTGCTGGCTGCATTTTTCTACGCGCTGCGCTGGGGCATTCAGTGGCTGTTCCCTGTACCGGCGGTCATGGTTGGCATCCAAGTACTGCACGGTTTATCCTTCGGGCTGTTCTATGTTGCGGCTGTTGAATATGTGGCCCAGGCCTCCGGCAAAAAAATGCAGGCGACAGGTCAAAGTGTGTTCAATATGGTATTTTCAGGTCTTGGGGGAATCGTCGGGAATCTGTTGAACGGCTATTTGTTTTATTCCGGAGGCGCGCAGATGATGTATTTGGCTTGTACGGTTAGTGCACTTATCGGCGCAGGCATGTTATATTGGATAAACCGAAAATCGAAATTGTCATCTTGA
- a CDS encoding transporter substrate-binding domain-containing protein, translating to MTTWRKLGLGLASIVLLAGVAGCGNGKDNSSANAAGANAANKEKTTINIATGGAPKPFSYVNDDNEIDGYDIQIVKAIFEGLPQYEINIEKTEFPSIFAGLDSDRYQIGANNFASNAERKEKYIYSDPIFKNQFVIAVAEDRDDIKSFADLEGKKTSVSPSVNYTVALEKYNKEHAKTPVVLNYTDTELAVTLQNVESGADDFNLIDAAMLQLYIKEFGLKLKAIPLSQEDTDRIGVPYSYLILSKGKNSEQLTKDVNSRIQALIKDGTISKISEKYLNGDFAPELQ from the coding sequence ATGACAACATGGAGAAAATTAGGACTCGGTTTGGCGTCAATCGTATTATTAGCCGGAGTGGCCGGCTGCGGCAACGGAAAAGATAACTCTTCGGCGAATGCTGCAGGCGCAAATGCTGCTAACAAGGAAAAAACGACAATCAATATAGCTACAGGCGGTGCGCCGAAACCTTTCTCATATGTAAATGATGATAATGAGATTGACGGTTACGATATTCAGATCGTGAAAGCTATCTTTGAAGGATTGCCCCAATACGAGATTAATATTGAGAAAACCGAGTTCCCTTCGATCTTTGCCGGACTGGACTCGGACCGCTATCAGATTGGCGCCAACAATTTTGCCAGCAATGCGGAGCGAAAAGAAAAATACATTTATTCGGACCCGATCTTTAAAAATCAGTTTGTGATCGCCGTAGCAGAAGATCGGGACGATATTAAATCCTTTGCGGATCTGGAAGGCAAGAAGACCTCCGTAAGCCCAAGTGTGAATTATACCGTCGCTCTGGAGAAATACAACAAGGAACACGCGAAAACGCCGGTCGTTCTGAACTACACAGACACTGAGCTTGCCGTAACCCTGCAAAATGTGGAGAGCGGCGCAGATGATTTCAACTTAATTGATGCAGCGATGCTGCAGCTGTATATTAAGGAATTTGGCCTGAAGCTGAAAGCCATCCCGTTGTCACAGGAAGATACGGACCGGATTGGCGTTCCTTACAGCTACCTGATACTCAGTAAAGGCAAGAACAGCGAACAATTGACGAAGGATGTAAACAGCCGCATCCAAGCTTTGATCAAGGACGGCACCATCTCCAAAATCAGCGAAAAATACTTAAATGGCGATTTTGCACCAGAGCTTCAATAA
- a CDS encoding GNAT family N-acetyltransferase yields the protein MTYTFQKDRGNIDWTQVTGLLNGFGLTDFTPAQTQTAFENSAVNVFLLAGGKVIGCGRALSDGISQAAVYNIAVDEAYHHRGLGKQIIAAILEETAGCNVVLYTHPNTVSWYEEQGFRRMKTGMAMYHPSHIEQLIKMDFI from the coding sequence ATGACCTATACTTTTCAAAAAGATAGAGGAAATATCGATTGGACCCAGGTAACCGGGTTGTTGAATGGTTTTGGCTTAACGGATTTCACACCCGCGCAGACACAAACCGCCTTTGAGAACAGTGCTGTCAATGTATTTTTATTGGCTGGCGGCAAGGTTATCGGCTGTGGCAGAGCGTTGTCTGACGGCATTTCGCAAGCGGCAGTGTATAACATTGCAGTGGATGAAGCCTATCATCATAGAGGCTTGGGCAAGCAAATCATTGCTGCGATTCTGGAAGAAACAGCAGGCTGCAACGTCGTGCTGTATACCCATCCGAATACGGTTTCCTGGTACGAGGAACAAGGGTTTCGAAGAATGAAGACGGGCATGGCGATGTATCATCCCTCCCATAT